Proteins encoded together in one Prunus dulcis chromosome 3, ALMONDv2, whole genome shotgun sequence window:
- the LOC117623497 gene encoding nuclear poly(A) polymerase 4-like isoform X1 — translation MVSSEGLSAPLSPSQAAARQYGVTKPISTAGPTEADIQRTLELEKFLVDAGLYESKEDADKREEVLQRIGQIVKDWVKQLTRLRGYTDQMVEDANALIFTFGSYRLGVHGPGADIDTLCVGPSYVNREEDFFFILHNILAEMEEVTELQPVPDAHVPVMKFKFDGISIDLLYASISLLVVPEDLDISDVSLLYDVDEPTVRSLNGCRVADQILKLVPNIEHFCTTLRCLKFWAKRRGVYSNVTGFLGGVNWALLVARVCQLYPNAVPSMLVSRFFRVYTQWRWPNPVMLCAIEEDELGFSVWDPRKNPRDRTHHMPIITPAYPCMNSSYNVSQSTLRVMVEQFRYGNKICEEVELNKARWCALFEPYLFFESYKNYLQVDIVAADVDDLRAWKGWVESRLRQLTLMIERDTLGMLQCHPYPHEYVDTNKQCAHGAFFMGLQRKQGEKTQGQQFDIRGTVDEFRHSINMYLFWKPGMEIYVSHVRRRQLPPYVFPDGCKRPRPSRIMAQQQADKLPYYDGEVSVTGSGERHLKRKKDLDGVDVNQVMPLEKRQSLSPQPRDSVSPVIISDKAISASPEQSDKGFSMEVVESNKRTLLGETEPEYASNSSTITNVTSKGSCDDAGFGSVAVSSEGNTRSVEGSSVGSNNPGYLQGDVCEADSESLSDNGCGNGNLRQDGSQEALEPNAAFGMLLNSNEGVNSEQKAVISRLSLTSTA, via the exons ATGGTGAGTTCAGAGGGATTGAGTGCTCCGCTGTCGCCTTCTCAAGCGGCAGCGAGGCAATACGGGGTGACAAAGCCAATATCGACAGCTGGGCCTACAGAAGCCGATATTCAAAGGACTTTAGAGTTAGAGAAG TTTTTGGTTGATGCGGGGCTTTATGAGAGCAAAGAGGACGCTGACAAGAGAGAGGAGGTTCTTCAGCGAATTGGGCAG ATTGTTAAGGATTGGGTGAAGCAACTTACTCGCTTGAGAGGATACACAGATCAAATGGTTGAGGATGCCAACGCTCTTATTTTTACATTTGGCTCCTATAGGCTTGGG GTGCATGGTCCTGGGGCTGACATAGACACATTATGTGTTGGGCCATCCTATGTCAATCGAGAG GAAGACTTCTTCTTTATATTGCATAACATTCTGGCTGAGATGGAAGAGGTGACCGAACTGCAACCAGTTCCAGACGCTCACGTTCCTGTAATGAAGTTCAAGTTTGATGGAATATCAATCGACCTTCTTTATGCAAGTATTTCTCTCTTGGTTGTACCAGAA GACCTGGACATTTCTGATGTATCTCTGTTGTATGATGTCGATGAGCCTACTGTTCGAAGTCTTAATGGCTGCAGAGTTGCAgatcaaattttaaaacttgttCCAAATATTGAG CATTTCTGTACAACACTCAGGTGTTTGAAGTTTTGGGCGAAGAGGCGTGGTGTTTATTCCAAC GTTACTGGATTTCTTGGGGGAGTGAACTGGGCTCTTCTTGTTGCCCGGGTGTGCCAGCTTTATCCCAATGCAGTTCCCAGCATGCTGGTTTCTAGATTTTTTAGAGTATATACACAGTGGCGTTGGCCAAATCCTGTCATGTTATGTGCCATTGAGGAGGATGAACTTGGTTTTTCTGTCTGGGACCCGCGTAAAAATCCTCGTGACCGGACTCATCACATGCCAATTATAACCCCTGCCTACCCTTGTATGAACTCCAGCTACAATGTGTCACAAAGTACCCTGCGTGTTATGGTGGAGCAGTTTCGATACGGAAACAAAATCTGTGAG GAAGTCGAACTGAATAAAGCTCGGTGGTGTGCTCTGTTTGAGCCATATTTGTTCTTTGAAAGCTACAAGAACTATCTCCAGGTTGACATAGTTGCTGCTGATGTTGATGACTTGCGTGCTTGGAAAGGCTGGGTCGAATCTCGGCTTAGGCAACTGACTCTAATG ATTGAACGGGATACTTTAGGGATGTTACAATGCCATCCTTATCCCCATGAGTATGTTGATACGAACAAACAATGTGCCCATGGTGCGTTTTTTATGGGTTTGCAGAGGAAACAAGGGGAGAAGACTCAGGGTCAACAGTTCGATATACGGGGGACTGTTGATGAGTTCAGGCATTCCATTAATATGTATCTGTTTTGGAAACCGGGGATGGAAATTTATGTCTCTCATGTTCGTAGAAGGCAACTTCCTCCATACGTGTTTCCTGATGGTTGTAAACGTCCTCGACCCTCCAGAATTATGGCCCAGCAGCAGGCTGATAAATTGCCTTATTATGACGGTGAAGTTAGCGTGACAGGATCTGGTGAGAGACACctgaagaggaagaaggatCTTGATGGGGTGGATGTGAATCAAGTTATGCCACTAGAGAAACGGCAATCTCTTAGCCCACAACCCCGTGATTCAGTTTCTCCTGTAATTATTTCTGACAAGGCAATCAGTGCATCTCCGGAACAGTCGGATAAAGGTTTTAGTATGGAAGTGGTTGAGTCAAATAAAAGAACACTGTTGGGAGAAACGGAGCCTGAATATGCGTCAAATTCCAGTACTATTACAAATGTTACAAGCAAGGGCAGTTGTGATGATGCGGGATTTGGATCAGTGGCTGTTAGCAGTGAGGGGAATACTAGGAGTGTTGAGGGAAGCAGTGTTGGGAGTAACAACCCAGGATATTTGCAGGGCGATGTATGCGAGGCAGACTCGGAATCTCTTTCAGATAATGGATGCGGAAATGGAAACCTGCGGCAAGATGGATCTCAAGAAGCATTAGAG CCGAATGCTGCATTTGGGATGCTACTCAATTCCAACGAGGGAGTAAACTCTGAACAAAAAGCGGTGATAAG CAGGTTGAGTCTAACATCAACGGCCTGA
- the LOC117623497 gene encoding nuclear poly(A) polymerase 4-like isoform X4, with protein sequence MLLYLIVKDWVKQLTRLRGYTDQMVEDANALIFTFGSYRLGVHGPGADIDTLCVGPSYVNREEDFFFILHNILAEMEEVTELQPVPDAHVPVMKFKFDGISIDLLYASISLLVVPEDLDISDVSLLYDVDEPTVRSLNGCRVADQILKLVPNIEHFCTTLRCLKFWAKRRGVYSNVTGFLGGVNWALLVARVCQLYPNAVPSMLVSRFFRVYTQWRWPNPVMLCAIEEDELGFSVWDPRKNPRDRTHHMPIITPAYPCMNSSYNVSQSTLRVMVEQFRYGNKICEEVELNKARWCALFEPYLFFESYKNYLQVDIVAADVDDLRAWKGWVESRLRQLTLMIERDTLGMLQCHPYPHEYVDTNKQCAHGAFFMGLQRKQGEKTQGQQFDIRGTVDEFRHSINMYLFWKPGMEIYVSHVRRRQLPPYVFPDGCKRPRPSRIMAQQQADKLPYYDGEVSVTGSGERHLKRKKDLDGVDVNQVMPLEKRQSLSPQPRDSVSPVIISDKAISASPEQSDKGFSMEVVESNKRTLLGETEPEYASNSSTITNVTSKGSCDDAGFGSVAVSSEGNTRSVEGSSVGSNNPGYLQGDVCEADSESLSDNGCGNGNLRQDGSQEALEPNAAFGMLLNSNEGVNSEQKAVISRLSLTSTA encoded by the exons ATGCTTTTGTATTTG ATTGTTAAGGATTGGGTGAAGCAACTTACTCGCTTGAGAGGATACACAGATCAAATGGTTGAGGATGCCAACGCTCTTATTTTTACATTTGGCTCCTATAGGCTTGGG GTGCATGGTCCTGGGGCTGACATAGACACATTATGTGTTGGGCCATCCTATGTCAATCGAGAG GAAGACTTCTTCTTTATATTGCATAACATTCTGGCTGAGATGGAAGAGGTGACCGAACTGCAACCAGTTCCAGACGCTCACGTTCCTGTAATGAAGTTCAAGTTTGATGGAATATCAATCGACCTTCTTTATGCAAGTATTTCTCTCTTGGTTGTACCAGAA GACCTGGACATTTCTGATGTATCTCTGTTGTATGATGTCGATGAGCCTACTGTTCGAAGTCTTAATGGCTGCAGAGTTGCAgatcaaattttaaaacttgttCCAAATATTGAG CATTTCTGTACAACACTCAGGTGTTTGAAGTTTTGGGCGAAGAGGCGTGGTGTTTATTCCAAC GTTACTGGATTTCTTGGGGGAGTGAACTGGGCTCTTCTTGTTGCCCGGGTGTGCCAGCTTTATCCCAATGCAGTTCCCAGCATGCTGGTTTCTAGATTTTTTAGAGTATATACACAGTGGCGTTGGCCAAATCCTGTCATGTTATGTGCCATTGAGGAGGATGAACTTGGTTTTTCTGTCTGGGACCCGCGTAAAAATCCTCGTGACCGGACTCATCACATGCCAATTATAACCCCTGCCTACCCTTGTATGAACTCCAGCTACAATGTGTCACAAAGTACCCTGCGTGTTATGGTGGAGCAGTTTCGATACGGAAACAAAATCTGTGAG GAAGTCGAACTGAATAAAGCTCGGTGGTGTGCTCTGTTTGAGCCATATTTGTTCTTTGAAAGCTACAAGAACTATCTCCAGGTTGACATAGTTGCTGCTGATGTTGATGACTTGCGTGCTTGGAAAGGCTGGGTCGAATCTCGGCTTAGGCAACTGACTCTAATG ATTGAACGGGATACTTTAGGGATGTTACAATGCCATCCTTATCCCCATGAGTATGTTGATACGAACAAACAATGTGCCCATGGTGCGTTTTTTATGGGTTTGCAGAGGAAACAAGGGGAGAAGACTCAGGGTCAACAGTTCGATATACGGGGGACTGTTGATGAGTTCAGGCATTCCATTAATATGTATCTGTTTTGGAAACCGGGGATGGAAATTTATGTCTCTCATGTTCGTAGAAGGCAACTTCCTCCATACGTGTTTCCTGATGGTTGTAAACGTCCTCGACCCTCCAGAATTATGGCCCAGCAGCAGGCTGATAAATTGCCTTATTATGACGGTGAAGTTAGCGTGACAGGATCTGGTGAGAGACACctgaagaggaagaaggatCTTGATGGGGTGGATGTGAATCAAGTTATGCCACTAGAGAAACGGCAATCTCTTAGCCCACAACCCCGTGATTCAGTTTCTCCTGTAATTATTTCTGACAAGGCAATCAGTGCATCTCCGGAACAGTCGGATAAAGGTTTTAGTATGGAAGTGGTTGAGTCAAATAAAAGAACACTGTTGGGAGAAACGGAGCCTGAATATGCGTCAAATTCCAGTACTATTACAAATGTTACAAGCAAGGGCAGTTGTGATGATGCGGGATTTGGATCAGTGGCTGTTAGCAGTGAGGGGAATACTAGGAGTGTTGAGGGAAGCAGTGTTGGGAGTAACAACCCAGGATATTTGCAGGGCGATGTATGCGAGGCAGACTCGGAATCTCTTTCAGATAATGGATGCGGAAATGGAAACCTGCGGCAAGATGGATCTCAAGAAGCATTAGAG CCGAATGCTGCATTTGGGATGCTACTCAATTCCAACGAGGGAGTAAACTCTGAACAAAAAGCGGTGATAAG CAGGTTGAGTCTAACATCAACGGCCTGA
- the LOC117623497 gene encoding nuclear poly(A) polymerase 4-like isoform X2 — protein MVSSEGLSAPLSPSQAAARQYGVTKPISTAGPTEADIQRTLELEKFLVDAGLYESKEDADKREEVLQRIGQIVKDWVKQLTRLRGYTDQMVEDANALIFTFGSYRLGVHGPGADIDTLCVGPSYVNREEDFFFILHNILAEMEEVTELQPVPDAHVPVMKFKFDGISIDLLYASISLLVVPEDLDISDVSLLYDVDEPTVRSLNGCRVADQILKLVPNIEHFCTTLRCLKFWAKRRGVYSNVTGFLGGVNWALLVARVCQLYPNAVPSMLVSRFFRVYTQWRWPNPVMLCAIEEDELGFSVWDPRKNPRDRTHHMPIITPAYPCMNSSYNVSQSTLRVMVEQFRYGNKICEEVELNKARWCALFEPYLFFESYKNYLQVDIVAADVDDLRAWKGWVESRLRQLTLMIERDTLGMLQCHPYPHEYVDTNKQCAHGAFFMGLQRKQGEKTQGQQFDIRGTVDEFRHSINMYLFWKPGMEIYVSHVRRRQLPPYVFPDGCKRPRPSRIMAQQQADKLPYYDGEVSVTGSGERHLKRKKDLDGVDVNQVMPLEKRQSLSPQPRDSVSPVIISDKAISASPEQSDKGFSMEVVESNKRTLLGETEPEYASNSSTITNVTSKGSCDDAGFGSVAVSSEGNTRSVEGSSVGSNNPGYLQGDVCEADSESLSDNGCGNGNLRQDGSQEALEPNAAFGMLLNSNEGVNSEQKAVIRLSLTSTA, from the exons ATGGTGAGTTCAGAGGGATTGAGTGCTCCGCTGTCGCCTTCTCAAGCGGCAGCGAGGCAATACGGGGTGACAAAGCCAATATCGACAGCTGGGCCTACAGAAGCCGATATTCAAAGGACTTTAGAGTTAGAGAAG TTTTTGGTTGATGCGGGGCTTTATGAGAGCAAAGAGGACGCTGACAAGAGAGAGGAGGTTCTTCAGCGAATTGGGCAG ATTGTTAAGGATTGGGTGAAGCAACTTACTCGCTTGAGAGGATACACAGATCAAATGGTTGAGGATGCCAACGCTCTTATTTTTACATTTGGCTCCTATAGGCTTGGG GTGCATGGTCCTGGGGCTGACATAGACACATTATGTGTTGGGCCATCCTATGTCAATCGAGAG GAAGACTTCTTCTTTATATTGCATAACATTCTGGCTGAGATGGAAGAGGTGACCGAACTGCAACCAGTTCCAGACGCTCACGTTCCTGTAATGAAGTTCAAGTTTGATGGAATATCAATCGACCTTCTTTATGCAAGTATTTCTCTCTTGGTTGTACCAGAA GACCTGGACATTTCTGATGTATCTCTGTTGTATGATGTCGATGAGCCTACTGTTCGAAGTCTTAATGGCTGCAGAGTTGCAgatcaaattttaaaacttgttCCAAATATTGAG CATTTCTGTACAACACTCAGGTGTTTGAAGTTTTGGGCGAAGAGGCGTGGTGTTTATTCCAAC GTTACTGGATTTCTTGGGGGAGTGAACTGGGCTCTTCTTGTTGCCCGGGTGTGCCAGCTTTATCCCAATGCAGTTCCCAGCATGCTGGTTTCTAGATTTTTTAGAGTATATACACAGTGGCGTTGGCCAAATCCTGTCATGTTATGTGCCATTGAGGAGGATGAACTTGGTTTTTCTGTCTGGGACCCGCGTAAAAATCCTCGTGACCGGACTCATCACATGCCAATTATAACCCCTGCCTACCCTTGTATGAACTCCAGCTACAATGTGTCACAAAGTACCCTGCGTGTTATGGTGGAGCAGTTTCGATACGGAAACAAAATCTGTGAG GAAGTCGAACTGAATAAAGCTCGGTGGTGTGCTCTGTTTGAGCCATATTTGTTCTTTGAAAGCTACAAGAACTATCTCCAGGTTGACATAGTTGCTGCTGATGTTGATGACTTGCGTGCTTGGAAAGGCTGGGTCGAATCTCGGCTTAGGCAACTGACTCTAATG ATTGAACGGGATACTTTAGGGATGTTACAATGCCATCCTTATCCCCATGAGTATGTTGATACGAACAAACAATGTGCCCATGGTGCGTTTTTTATGGGTTTGCAGAGGAAACAAGGGGAGAAGACTCAGGGTCAACAGTTCGATATACGGGGGACTGTTGATGAGTTCAGGCATTCCATTAATATGTATCTGTTTTGGAAACCGGGGATGGAAATTTATGTCTCTCATGTTCGTAGAAGGCAACTTCCTCCATACGTGTTTCCTGATGGTTGTAAACGTCCTCGACCCTCCAGAATTATGGCCCAGCAGCAGGCTGATAAATTGCCTTATTATGACGGTGAAGTTAGCGTGACAGGATCTGGTGAGAGACACctgaagaggaagaaggatCTTGATGGGGTGGATGTGAATCAAGTTATGCCACTAGAGAAACGGCAATCTCTTAGCCCACAACCCCGTGATTCAGTTTCTCCTGTAATTATTTCTGACAAGGCAATCAGTGCATCTCCGGAACAGTCGGATAAAGGTTTTAGTATGGAAGTGGTTGAGTCAAATAAAAGAACACTGTTGGGAGAAACGGAGCCTGAATATGCGTCAAATTCCAGTACTATTACAAATGTTACAAGCAAGGGCAGTTGTGATGATGCGGGATTTGGATCAGTGGCTGTTAGCAGTGAGGGGAATACTAGGAGTGTTGAGGGAAGCAGTGTTGGGAGTAACAACCCAGGATATTTGCAGGGCGATGTATGCGAGGCAGACTCGGAATCTCTTTCAGATAATGGATGCGGAAATGGAAACCTGCGGCAAGATGGATCTCAAGAAGCATTAGAG CCGAATGCTGCATTTGGGATGCTACTCAATTCCAACGAGGGAGTAAACTCTGAACAAAAAGCGGTGATAAG GTTGAGTCTAACATCAACGGCCTGA
- the LOC117623497 gene encoding nuclear poly(A) polymerase 4-like isoform X3, with the protein MVSSEGLSAPLSPSQAAARQYGVTKPISTAGPTEADIQRTLELEKFLVDAGLYESKEDADKREEVLQRIGQIVKDWVKQLTRLRGYTDQMVEDANALIFTFGSYRLGEDFFFILHNILAEMEEVTELQPVPDAHVPVMKFKFDGISIDLLYASISLLVVPEDLDISDVSLLYDVDEPTVRSLNGCRVADQILKLVPNIEHFCTTLRCLKFWAKRRGVYSNVTGFLGGVNWALLVARVCQLYPNAVPSMLVSRFFRVYTQWRWPNPVMLCAIEEDELGFSVWDPRKNPRDRTHHMPIITPAYPCMNSSYNVSQSTLRVMVEQFRYGNKICEEVELNKARWCALFEPYLFFESYKNYLQVDIVAADVDDLRAWKGWVESRLRQLTLMIERDTLGMLQCHPYPHEYVDTNKQCAHGAFFMGLQRKQGEKTQGQQFDIRGTVDEFRHSINMYLFWKPGMEIYVSHVRRRQLPPYVFPDGCKRPRPSRIMAQQQADKLPYYDGEVSVTGSGERHLKRKKDLDGVDVNQVMPLEKRQSLSPQPRDSVSPVIISDKAISASPEQSDKGFSMEVVESNKRTLLGETEPEYASNSSTITNVTSKGSCDDAGFGSVAVSSEGNTRSVEGSSVGSNNPGYLQGDVCEADSESLSDNGCGNGNLRQDGSQEALEPNAAFGMLLNSNEGVNSEQKAVISRLSLTSTA; encoded by the exons ATGGTGAGTTCAGAGGGATTGAGTGCTCCGCTGTCGCCTTCTCAAGCGGCAGCGAGGCAATACGGGGTGACAAAGCCAATATCGACAGCTGGGCCTACAGAAGCCGATATTCAAAGGACTTTAGAGTTAGAGAAG TTTTTGGTTGATGCGGGGCTTTATGAGAGCAAAGAGGACGCTGACAAGAGAGAGGAGGTTCTTCAGCGAATTGGGCAG ATTGTTAAGGATTGGGTGAAGCAACTTACTCGCTTGAGAGGATACACAGATCAAATGGTTGAGGATGCCAACGCTCTTATTTTTACATTTGGCTCCTATAGGCTTGGG GAAGACTTCTTCTTTATATTGCATAACATTCTGGCTGAGATGGAAGAGGTGACCGAACTGCAACCAGTTCCAGACGCTCACGTTCCTGTAATGAAGTTCAAGTTTGATGGAATATCAATCGACCTTCTTTATGCAAGTATTTCTCTCTTGGTTGTACCAGAA GACCTGGACATTTCTGATGTATCTCTGTTGTATGATGTCGATGAGCCTACTGTTCGAAGTCTTAATGGCTGCAGAGTTGCAgatcaaattttaaaacttgttCCAAATATTGAG CATTTCTGTACAACACTCAGGTGTTTGAAGTTTTGGGCGAAGAGGCGTGGTGTTTATTCCAAC GTTACTGGATTTCTTGGGGGAGTGAACTGGGCTCTTCTTGTTGCCCGGGTGTGCCAGCTTTATCCCAATGCAGTTCCCAGCATGCTGGTTTCTAGATTTTTTAGAGTATATACACAGTGGCGTTGGCCAAATCCTGTCATGTTATGTGCCATTGAGGAGGATGAACTTGGTTTTTCTGTCTGGGACCCGCGTAAAAATCCTCGTGACCGGACTCATCACATGCCAATTATAACCCCTGCCTACCCTTGTATGAACTCCAGCTACAATGTGTCACAAAGTACCCTGCGTGTTATGGTGGAGCAGTTTCGATACGGAAACAAAATCTGTGAG GAAGTCGAACTGAATAAAGCTCGGTGGTGTGCTCTGTTTGAGCCATATTTGTTCTTTGAAAGCTACAAGAACTATCTCCAGGTTGACATAGTTGCTGCTGATGTTGATGACTTGCGTGCTTGGAAAGGCTGGGTCGAATCTCGGCTTAGGCAACTGACTCTAATG ATTGAACGGGATACTTTAGGGATGTTACAATGCCATCCTTATCCCCATGAGTATGTTGATACGAACAAACAATGTGCCCATGGTGCGTTTTTTATGGGTTTGCAGAGGAAACAAGGGGAGAAGACTCAGGGTCAACAGTTCGATATACGGGGGACTGTTGATGAGTTCAGGCATTCCATTAATATGTATCTGTTTTGGAAACCGGGGATGGAAATTTATGTCTCTCATGTTCGTAGAAGGCAACTTCCTCCATACGTGTTTCCTGATGGTTGTAAACGTCCTCGACCCTCCAGAATTATGGCCCAGCAGCAGGCTGATAAATTGCCTTATTATGACGGTGAAGTTAGCGTGACAGGATCTGGTGAGAGACACctgaagaggaagaaggatCTTGATGGGGTGGATGTGAATCAAGTTATGCCACTAGAGAAACGGCAATCTCTTAGCCCACAACCCCGTGATTCAGTTTCTCCTGTAATTATTTCTGACAAGGCAATCAGTGCATCTCCGGAACAGTCGGATAAAGGTTTTAGTATGGAAGTGGTTGAGTCAAATAAAAGAACACTGTTGGGAGAAACGGAGCCTGAATATGCGTCAAATTCCAGTACTATTACAAATGTTACAAGCAAGGGCAGTTGTGATGATGCGGGATTTGGATCAGTGGCTGTTAGCAGTGAGGGGAATACTAGGAGTGTTGAGGGAAGCAGTGTTGGGAGTAACAACCCAGGATATTTGCAGGGCGATGTATGCGAGGCAGACTCGGAATCTCTTTCAGATAATGGATGCGGAAATGGAAACCTGCGGCAAGATGGATCTCAAGAAGCATTAGAG CCGAATGCTGCATTTGGGATGCTACTCAATTCCAACGAGGGAGTAAACTCTGAACAAAAAGCGGTGATAAG CAGGTTGAGTCTAACATCAACGGCCTGA